A single region of the Kocuria rosea genome encodes:
- a CDS encoding MerR family transcriptional regulator, with translation MTDPAETDPHRDDVQHEARVGISAVLKELGEDHPGITASKLRFLEDKGLVHPARTASGYRKFSRADVDRLRRILELQRDRYLPLKVIRERLDADEDARADDARRTAEPADPVTAPLPVVSAPRTYNLRELAARTGAGIPLVRELVSYGLIREQNGAFDDHALAITRAALALTAHGLEPRHLRPFKAAADRELGLVERAVAPLTSRRDAASRARAVERAQEISGLCLTIHTSLVRSEIDALQERAAVEG, from the coding sequence ATGACCGACCCCGCGGAGACCGATCCCCACCGGGACGACGTCCAGCACGAGGCCCGGGTGGGCATCAGCGCCGTGCTCAAGGAGCTCGGCGAGGACCACCCCGGCATCACCGCCTCGAAGCTGCGCTTCCTGGAGGACAAGGGCCTGGTCCACCCGGCGCGCACCGCGTCCGGCTACCGCAAGTTCTCGCGCGCGGACGTGGACCGGCTGCGCCGGATCCTGGAGCTCCAGCGCGACCGCTACCTCCCGCTGAAGGTGATCCGGGAGCGGCTGGACGCCGACGAGGACGCCCGCGCCGACGACGCCCGGCGCACCGCGGAGCCCGCCGATCCGGTCACCGCCCCCCTGCCGGTCGTCAGCGCGCCGCGCACCTACAACCTGCGGGAGCTCGCCGCCCGCACGGGCGCCGGCATCCCGCTCGTCCGGGAGCTCGTGAGCTACGGGCTGATCCGGGAGCAGAACGGGGCCTTCGACGACCACGCCCTCGCCATCACCCGGGCGGCCCTCGCGCTGACGGCCCACGGTCTGGAACCGCGCCACCTGCGCCCCTTCAAGGCCGCCGCGGACCGGGAGCTGGGCCTCGTGGAGCGCGCCGTCGCGCCCCTCACCTCCCGCCGGGACGCCGCCTCGAGGGCCCGCGCGGTCGAGCGCGCCCAGGAGATCTCGGGCCTGTGCCTCACCATCCACACCTCGCTCGTGCGCTCGGAGATCGACGCGCTCCAGGAGCGCGCCGCGGTGGAGGGCTGA
- a CDS encoding FHA domain-containing protein: MSRTQNGSNAPQGEPETTSIQIVAEVLSHAASHKLSPEESSAVSALPPRSALLVAHDSGGSGSRFLLDRDEVPAGRHPSSEIFLDDVTVSRRHARFVRRGDSFEIIDSGSLNGTYVNGDRVDSAQLDNGDEVQIGKFRFTFYRSLRSQSDQ, translated from the coding sequence ATGTCCAGAACCCAGAACGGCTCGAACGCACCCCAGGGGGAGCCGGAGACCACGTCGATCCAGATCGTGGCCGAGGTCCTCTCGCACGCGGCTTCGCACAAGCTCTCCCCCGAGGAGAGCTCGGCGGTCTCCGCGCTCCCGCCGCGCAGCGCCCTGCTCGTGGCCCACGACAGCGGCGGCTCCGGGTCACGCTTCCTGCTGGACCGGGACGAGGTCCCCGCCGGCCGCCACCCGTCCTCCGAGATCTTCCTGGACGACGTCACCGTCTCGCGCCGGCACGCGCGGTTCGTCCGGCGCGGCGACTCCTTCGAGATCATCGACTCCGGATCCCTGAACGGCACCTACGTCAACGGCGACCGCGTGGACAGCGCGCAGCTGGACAACGGCGACGAGGTCCAGATCGGGAAGTTCCGGTTCACGTTCTACCGTTCGCTGCGCTCGCAGTCGGACCAGTAG
- the gcvH gene encoding glycine cleavage system protein GcvH yields the protein MSNIPADLSYTAEHEWIAGPDADGAVRIGITDHAQGELGDVVFVQLPEVGESVEAGAAVGEIESTKSVSDIFAPVSGEVTAVNEALEAEPGTVNSAPYAEGWLFAVRPSGEDYRSGLLDAEGYAAQLD from the coding sequence ATGAGCAACATCCCCGCCGACCTGTCCTACACGGCCGAGCACGAGTGGATCGCGGGCCCCGACGCCGACGGCGCGGTGCGCATCGGGATCACCGACCACGCGCAGGGCGAGCTGGGCGACGTCGTGTTCGTCCAGCTGCCCGAGGTGGGGGAGAGCGTCGAGGCGGGCGCCGCCGTGGGCGAGATCGAGTCCACCAAGTCCGTGAGCGACATCTTCGCCCCCGTCTCCGGCGAGGTCACCGCGGTCAACGAGGCGCTCGAGGCCGAGCCCGGGACCGTGAACTCCGCCCCCTACGCGGAGGGCTGGCTGTTCGCGGTCCGCCCCTCCGGCGAGGACTACCGCTCCGGGCTGCTCGACGCCGAGGGGTACGCCGCCCAGCTCGACTGA
- a CDS encoding adenosine deaminase yields the protein MNDLHTLPKAELHLHIEGTLEPELAFALAAKNGVEMPYGSVEELRRQYDFEDLSSFLALYYATMAVLRDASDFEALTRAYLERAAAQGLRHVDVFFDPQAHTARGVPLGTVVDGIRAALDAARAEHGLTSTLLLCFLRDRPAAEAVELFDSLGDQLPRIDGIGLDSAEVGHPPALFEEVYARARAAGLHVVAHAGEEAGPEYVREALDVLRVERVDHGIQCLSDPELVDRLVAERVPLTVCPLSNVRLRVVDTLADHPILDMLERGLLVTVNSDDPAYFGGYVGDVFQDLRDALGLTDEQAVALARNSVDASFAGTERKRAIHAEITAWEGR from the coding sequence TTGAACGACCTGCACACCCTGCCCAAGGCGGAGCTGCACCTGCACATCGAGGGCACCCTCGAGCCCGAGCTCGCGTTCGCGCTCGCCGCCAAGAACGGGGTGGAGATGCCCTACGGCTCCGTCGAGGAGCTGCGGCGGCAGTACGACTTCGAGGACCTGTCCTCGTTCCTCGCGCTCTACTACGCCACGATGGCGGTGCTGCGCGACGCCTCCGACTTCGAGGCGCTGACCCGGGCCTACCTCGAGCGCGCGGCGGCGCAGGGCCTGCGGCACGTCGACGTCTTCTTCGACCCGCAGGCGCACACCGCCCGGGGCGTGCCGCTCGGGACGGTGGTCGACGGCATCCGCGCCGCCCTCGACGCCGCCCGGGCCGAGCACGGCCTGACCAGCACGCTGCTGCTGTGCTTCCTGCGGGACCGGCCCGCCGCGGAGGCCGTCGAGCTCTTCGACTCCCTCGGGGACCAGCTGCCGCGCATCGACGGGATCGGCCTCGACTCGGCCGAGGTCGGCCATCCCCCGGCGCTCTTCGAGGAGGTCTACGCGCGGGCGCGGGCGGCCGGACTGCACGTCGTCGCCCACGCGGGGGAGGAGGCGGGTCCCGAGTACGTCCGGGAGGCCCTCGACGTGCTGCGCGTGGAGCGGGTGGACCACGGCATCCAGTGCCTGAGCGACCCGGAGCTCGTGGACCGCCTCGTCGCGGAGCGGGTCCCGCTCACCGTGTGCCCGCTGTCCAACGTGCGGCTGCGCGTGGTCGACACGCTCGCCGACCACCCGATCCTGGACATGCTCGAGCGCGGACTGCTGGTCACGGTCAACTCCGACGACCCGGCCTACTTCGGCGGCTACGTGGGAGACGTCTTCCAGGACCTGCGCGACGCGCTGGGACTGACCGACGAGCAGGCCGTCGCACTGGCCCGCAACTCGGTGGACGCGTCCTTCGCGGGGACGGAGCGCAAGCGGGCGATCCACGCCGAGATCACCGCGTGGGAGGGCCGCTGA
- a CDS encoding PfkB family carbohydrate kinase, translating into MSGVVVVGQVGRDLVLTVAELPAEGGSADVLERQELLGGKGANQAVACRQLGAEVALVGVVGTDSAGTEVLAQAAADGIDVGAVVRRAGAPTALLVDLVGPRGVRRLLEDVDSGMLLDAGDVRASRDLLRSADAVLVQLQQPGAAVTEALEAAAAGGAIVVADGAPADGAVRRRVLGTADVVRADTAETEALVGWAPQDVPGTVRAAESLLAEGPRVVALATGEGDVVAWPGGHVLLPHLGEDPVDPTGAGDSFVAALTVALLRGESPESAAWWAAAAAAEVVGSAGGRPDLDLDRLRESASRARR; encoded by the coding sequence ATGTCCGGTGTCGTGGTGGTCGGACAGGTGGGACGGGATCTCGTGCTGACCGTGGCGGAGCTGCCGGCGGAGGGCGGTTCCGCCGACGTGCTCGAGCGGCAGGAGCTGCTCGGCGGCAAGGGCGCGAACCAGGCCGTGGCGTGCCGCCAGCTCGGCGCCGAGGTCGCCCTGGTGGGGGTCGTGGGCACCGACTCCGCCGGCACGGAGGTGCTCGCCCAGGCCGCGGCCGACGGGATCGACGTCGGCGCCGTGGTGCGCCGCGCCGGCGCCCCGACCGCGCTGCTCGTCGACCTCGTGGGGCCGCGCGGGGTCCGCCGCCTGCTGGAGGACGTGGACTCCGGGATGCTGCTGGACGCCGGGGACGTGCGCGCGAGCCGGGACCTGTTGCGCTCGGCGGACGCCGTGCTGGTGCAGCTGCAGCAGCCGGGGGCGGCCGTGACGGAGGCCCTCGAGGCGGCCGCGGCGGGGGGCGCGATCGTGGTGGCCGACGGCGCCCCGGCGGACGGGGCGGTGCGCCGGCGGGTGCTGGGCACCGCGGACGTGGTGCGCGCGGACACCGCCGAGACGGAGGCACTGGTGGGCTGGGCGCCGCAGGACGTGCCGGGGACGGTGCGGGCCGCGGAGTCGCTGCTCGCGGAGGGCCCGCGCGTCGTCGCCCTGGCCACCGGCGAGGGCGACGTGGTCGCCTGGCCGGGCGGGCACGTGCTCCTGCCCCACCTGGGCGAGGATCCCGTGGACCCCACCGGGGCGGGCGACTCGTTCGTGGCCGCGCTCACCGTCGCGCTGCTGCGCGGGGAGAGCCCCGAGTCCGCCGCCTGGTGGGCCGCGGCGGCGGCGGCCGAGGTGGTCGGCAGCGCCGGCGGCCGGCCGGACCTCGACCTGGACCGGCTGCGGGAGTCGGCTTCCCGGGCCCGCCGGTAG
- the der gene encoding ribosome biogenesis GTPase Der — MTGNPENSAHDTAHDPYEAEILGGTTDDVAQRLAAIDDDEAEQRAQALRAGLEDYELDEEDAALLAEWAEDGDQAPVRRPAPVLAIVGRPNVGKSTLVNRILGRREAVVEDTPGVTRDRVSYRATWNGRNFTLVDTGGWEYDAKGINARVAEQAEMAVEFADAVLLVLDATVGVTAADEAIVKMLRKVRKPVILVANKVDSPQLEVEATYLWSLGMGEPHPVSALHGRGAADVLDAVTDLLPEFSAVAETELTGGPRRVALIGRPNVGKSSLLNKLAGSERVVVDPLAGTTRDPVDELIELGGKPWRFIDTAGIRRRVHMAQGADFYASLRTQAALERAEVAVVLLAADEVLSEQDVRILQLAVDSGRALVLAFNKWDLMDEDRRYYLEREIDRDLAHVAWAPRVNVSAKTGWHKDRLVPALETALASWDTRVPTGRLNAFLGEIVAAHPHPVRGGKQPRILFGTQASSRPPRFVLFTTGFLDPGYRRFITRRLRETFGFEGTPIEVSMRVREKRNRKR; from the coding sequence ATGACCGGCAACCCCGAGAACTCCGCGCACGACACCGCCCACGACCCCTACGAGGCCGAGATCCTCGGCGGCACCACGGACGACGTCGCCCAGCGGCTCGCGGCCATCGACGACGACGAGGCCGAGCAGCGCGCGCAGGCGCTGCGGGCCGGGCTCGAGGACTACGAGCTCGACGAGGAGGACGCCGCGCTGCTCGCCGAGTGGGCGGAGGACGGGGACCAGGCCCCCGTGCGCCGGCCCGCCCCGGTGCTCGCCATCGTGGGCCGCCCCAACGTCGGCAAGTCGACCCTCGTCAACCGCATCCTCGGCCGGCGCGAGGCCGTCGTGGAGGACACCCCGGGCGTGACCCGGGACCGCGTCTCCTACCGGGCCACCTGGAACGGGCGCAACTTCACCCTCGTGGACACCGGCGGGTGGGAGTACGACGCCAAGGGCATCAACGCCCGCGTCGCCGAGCAGGCCGAGATGGCCGTGGAGTTCGCCGACGCCGTGCTGCTCGTGCTCGACGCCACCGTGGGCGTCACCGCCGCGGACGAGGCCATCGTGAAGATGCTGCGCAAGGTCCGGAAGCCGGTGATCCTGGTCGCCAACAAGGTGGACTCCCCGCAGCTCGAGGTCGAGGCCACCTACCTGTGGTCCCTCGGCATGGGGGAGCCGCACCCGGTGTCCGCCCTGCACGGGCGCGGCGCCGCCGACGTCCTCGACGCGGTCACGGACCTGCTGCCGGAGTTCTCCGCCGTGGCCGAGACCGAGCTGACCGGCGGGCCCCGCCGCGTGGCGCTCATCGGACGCCCGAACGTGGGCAAGTCCTCGCTGCTCAACAAGCTGGCCGGCTCCGAGCGCGTCGTCGTGGATCCCCTGGCCGGGACCACCCGCGACCCCGTGGACGAGCTCATCGAGCTGGGCGGCAAGCCCTGGCGCTTCATCGACACCGCGGGCATCCGCCGCCGCGTGCACATGGCCCAGGGCGCGGACTTCTACGCGTCCCTGCGCACCCAGGCCGCCCTCGAGCGCGCCGAGGTGGCCGTGGTGCTGCTGGCCGCGGACGAGGTGCTCTCCGAGCAGGACGTCCGCATCCTGCAGCTGGCCGTGGACTCCGGGCGCGCCCTCGTGCTCGCCTTCAACAAGTGGGACCTCATGGACGAGGACCGCCGCTACTACCTGGAGCGGGAGATCGACCGCGACCTCGCGCACGTGGCCTGGGCGCCGCGGGTGAACGTCTCGGCGAAGACCGGCTGGCACAAGGACCGGCTGGTCCCCGCCCTGGAGACCGCCCTGGCCTCGTGGGACACCCGCGTCCCCACCGGGCGGCTCAACGCGTTCCTCGGCGAGATCGTGGCCGCCCACCCGCACCCCGTGCGCGGCGGCAAGCAGCCGCGCATCCTCTTCGGCACCCAGGCCTCCTCCCGGCCGCCGCGCTTCGTGCTGTTCACCACCGGTTTCCTCGACCCCGGGTACCGGCGGTTCATCACCCGCCGCCTCCGCGAGACCTTCGGTTTCGAGGGCACCCCCATCGAGGTGTCCATGCGCGTGCGGGAGAAGCGGAACCGGAAGCGCTGA
- the cmk gene encoding (d)CMP kinase — MNTGTNTARSAAPGTGTPAAAGRQLVVAIDGPSGSGKSSVSKEVARRFGLAYLDTGAMYRALTWWCLDRGVDLSDGGAVVEAARSFPLAQGTDPDRERVFVGGTDVGVEIRGARVTEAVSAVATNQAARAVLVARQQELIADSGRRIVAEGRDTTTVVAPDADARILLTADERARMARRGLQNGGVEDAEQLRARVVGRDAKDATVVNFTEAADGVVTIDSSELTVEQTVQAVIDVVVRAAGRST; from the coding sequence GTGAACACCGGAACGAACACCGCCCGCAGCGCAGCACCCGGCACCGGGACGCCGGCCGCCGCCGGCCGGCAGCTGGTCGTCGCCATCGACGGGCCCTCCGGCTCCGGCAAGTCCAGCGTGTCCAAGGAGGTCGCCCGCCGCTTCGGCCTCGCCTACCTGGACACGGGCGCGATGTACCGCGCGCTGACGTGGTGGTGCCTCGACCGCGGGGTGGACCTCTCCGACGGCGGCGCCGTGGTCGAGGCCGCCCGCTCCTTCCCGCTCGCCCAGGGCACCGACCCCGACCGGGAGCGGGTGTTCGTGGGCGGGACCGACGTGGGCGTCGAGATCCGCGGCGCCCGGGTGACCGAGGCGGTCAGCGCCGTGGCCACCAACCAGGCCGCGCGGGCGGTGCTGGTGGCCCGCCAGCAGGAGCTCATCGCGGACAGCGGCCGGCGGATCGTGGCCGAGGGCCGGGACACCACCACCGTGGTGGCCCCGGACGCCGACGCCCGGATCCTGCTCACCGCCGACGAACGGGCCCGGATGGCCCGGCGCGGCCTGCAGAACGGCGGCGTCGAGGACGCCGAGCAGCTGCGGGCCCGGGTCGTGGGCCGGGACGCCAAGGACGCGACGGTCGTGAACTTCACCGAGGCCGCCGACGGCGTCGTGACGATCGACTCCTCCGAGCTCACCGTGGAGCAGACGGTCCAGGCCGTCATCGACGTGGTCGTCCGGGCCGCGGGCCGCTCCACCTGA
- a CDS encoding prephenate dehydrogenase: protein MTQTPTAPPTPAATAGPVLVVGAGLLGASIGLGLRHLGVDVWLQDSSPTAEAVAQDIGAGRSCRAAGQDRVPEPALVVVATPPDVTAETVVEALGRHPEAVVLDIASVKESVLEDVRARGGDLTRYVGTHPMAGREKSGPVAARGELFTSMPWVVCDSGRSAPAALAAAKNLAVDLGATVTFMDAREHDATVALISHLPQVMSSLLASRLQDTPLHHLSLAGQGLRDTTRIAASDPGLWVQILSANAAPVVASLHGVREDLDRLIATLEAPRAPGARLDIAQLMSEGNAGRARIPGKHGGAPRAFAALTVLVGDVPGQIARLLTEIGEIGVNLEDLRLEHSPGQPVGLVEVSVLPNRRKELVEALQERGWKVVQ from the coding sequence GTGACGCAGACCCCCACCGCACCGCCGACCCCCGCGGCGACCGCCGGGCCCGTGCTCGTGGTCGGCGCCGGCCTGCTCGGCGCCAGCATCGGCCTGGGCCTGCGCCACCTCGGCGTGGACGTCTGGCTGCAGGACTCCTCGCCCACCGCCGAGGCCGTGGCCCAGGACATCGGCGCCGGCCGCTCCTGCCGCGCGGCGGGGCAGGACCGGGTGCCGGAGCCGGCCCTCGTCGTCGTCGCCACCCCGCCCGACGTCACCGCCGAGACCGTGGTCGAGGCGCTGGGACGCCACCCGGAGGCGGTCGTCCTCGACATCGCCTCCGTGAAGGAGTCCGTGCTGGAGGACGTGCGCGCCCGGGGCGGGGACCTCACCCGCTACGTGGGCACCCACCCCATGGCCGGGCGGGAGAAGTCCGGCCCCGTGGCCGCCCGCGGCGAGCTGTTCACGTCCATGCCCTGGGTCGTGTGCGACTCGGGCCGCTCCGCGCCCGCGGCGCTGGCCGCGGCGAAGAACCTGGCCGTGGACCTCGGGGCGACGGTCACGTTCATGGACGCCCGCGAGCACGACGCGACCGTGGCGCTGATCTCCCACCTGCCGCAGGTGATGTCCTCCCTGCTGGCCTCCCGGCTGCAGGACACCCCGCTGCACCACCTGTCCCTCGCGGGCCAGGGGCTGCGGGACACTACCCGCATCGCCGCCTCCGACCCGGGCCTGTGGGTGCAGATCCTCTCCGCGAACGCCGCTCCCGTGGTGGCGTCCCTGCACGGGGTGCGCGAGGACCTCGACCGGCTCATCGCCACGCTCGAGGCCCCGCGCGCCCCGGGCGCCCGGCTGGACATCGCCCAGCTGATGTCGGAGGGCAACGCCGGCCGGGCCCGGATCCCGGGCAAGCACGGCGGCGCGCCCCGCGCGTTCGCGGCCCTCACCGTGCTCGTCGGGGACGTCCCCGGGCAGATCGCCCGGCTGCTCACCGAGATCGGGGAGATCGGCGTCAACCTCGAGGACCTGCGCCTCGAGCACTCCCCGGGCCAGCCCGTGGGCCTCGTGGAGGTCTCCGTGCTGCCCAACCGCCGCAAGGAACTCGTCGAGGCGCTCCAGGAGCGCGGATGGAAGGTCGTGCAGTGA
- a CDS encoding pseudouridine synthase — translation MATSRSSSGRPGPGGRRAPGSQGGQKPRTGQGGTSFQGGKGVPGRGPAKGGAAKSGAAKGGAGKGGAAKGGSSTGTGQDRGPRPFASSEKSARRMPATPYRPPHRKRRPKNPPVDRLDQHDPDGVRLQKLMAQAGVASRRVCEEMIEAGRVQVNGETITELGIRVDPDTVEIHVDGVRVQLDENLVYYAFNKPEGVLSTMEDPEGRPCVADYLNQQKNERVFHVGRLDVETEGLLLLTNDGELTNRLTHPSYEVPKTYLVQVRGPMEKGVGAAMKAGVELEDGIASVDSFRLVDSTPGHLLVEVVLHSGRNRIVRRLFDAVGHPVEKLVRTEVGPIRIGDQRQGTIRRLSKTEVGHLLASVGM, via the coding sequence TCGTTCCAGGGCGGGAAGGGCGTTCCCGGCCGCGGCCCCGCCAAGGGTGGCGCAGCCAAGAGTGGCGCAGCCAAGGGGGGCGCCGGCAAGGGTGGCGCAGCCAAGGGCGGGTCCTCGACGGGCACCGGTCAGGACCGCGGGCCCCGCCCGTTCGCGTCCTCCGAGAAGAGCGCCCGGCGGATGCCCGCCACCCCGTACCGCCCGCCGCACCGCAAGCGCCGGCCCAAGAACCCGCCCGTGGACCGGCTCGACCAGCACGACCCGGACGGGGTGCGCCTGCAGAAGCTCATGGCCCAGGCCGGCGTGGCCTCGCGGCGCGTGTGCGAGGAGATGATCGAGGCCGGCCGCGTGCAGGTCAACGGGGAGACCATCACCGAGCTCGGCATCCGCGTGGACCCGGACACCGTCGAGATCCACGTCGACGGCGTCCGCGTGCAGCTCGACGAGAACCTCGTCTACTACGCCTTCAACAAGCCCGAGGGGGTGCTCTCCACCATGGAGGACCCCGAGGGCCGGCCGTGCGTGGCCGACTACCTCAACCAGCAGAAGAACGAGCGCGTCTTCCACGTGGGCCGCCTCGACGTCGAGACCGAGGGCCTCCTGCTGCTGACCAACGACGGCGAGCTGACCAACCGGCTCACCCACCCCTCCTACGAGGTCCCCAAGACCTACCTCGTGCAGGTCCGCGGGCCCATGGAGAAGGGCGTCGGCGCGGCCATGAAGGCCGGCGTCGAGCTCGAGGACGGCATCGCCTCCGTCGACTCCTTCCGGCTCGTGGACTCCACCCCCGGCCACCTGCTCGTCGAGGTCGTCCTGCACTCCGGGCGCAACCGCATCGTGCGCCGGCTCTTCGACGCCGTGGGCCACCCCGTCGAGAAGCTCGTGCGCACCGAGGTCGGCCCCATCCGGATCGGGGACCAGCGCCAGGGCACCATCCGCCGCCTGTCGAAGACCGAGGTCGGGCACCTCCTCGCCTCGGTGGGCATGTAG